The genome window TTCTTCTAGTGTGAAAATCTTAcaaaagctttgatttttttttttttgacaagttCAAACAGTTCTTATGTTCGGGAAAAATAAggtttctctccttttttttttttttttttttttatcattaaacTTGACTTGGCCTtgactgtattttcttttaaagtgtgCCATAGCAGTAGTATTTGCAGACCTTCTACACTCAATTTCCTCTTAAATCTGCATTGGTTTAGGGGTATGAAGTGCTGAATTAATAGGAAGAATGATAATCTTGGCTAGTGAAAATTGAAAGTGTTAAAGCTAAATTTTTTGTCTTACCTTAAAGGAACAAAAACTATCAATAAGATGATTGGAAGATGTAAATTTGAGTACAGCTTTTCTGCAATTGAACAGTAATTCTTTCATTTGTTAGTTTAGATGGATCAAGGTTCTATTTCTACCTGATTTTAATGTTACTGCATATAATGTAAATAGGTGGTATTATCTTCAACAATGGTTTTACCTAATCAATGGATATAATTCTTGTGTACAATGCATAGCCTCTATTGTAATGATAGTTGCACGTAACTGATACTGATTTTATGTCAGTTTACTTCATTTGCCTTAAGGAGTTCCCAGGAGTCTTAGTTACAGGCTCATTGCACCAGACGttgtaaaaaaagaataaaaatatttaattgtatAGACTACGTTGAATAGAAAAGACAGACATGTTAGAGGTACTATTTAATATGACCCTTATAAGAATTCATCTTAGCAACTTGTCATCAAGGCTGGGGCTACAGCTTAGTATGAAAAATGAtagaagttaattaaaaataatgtgttaGGATGGTGGGCTTTTATTTCCTCCACTGTGTAGTTATGAGTGTTTTAGATAATGGATAAATTTCTGCTCAGAAAGTGGGAGCTTGGGCAGATAGAACCTGACAACACTGCTTGCACTTTACTGTTTTTCTCTTGCAATTAATAATTGACATctctttttcattgttttgtaACTGAAAGGTGAATGTTTAGTGAGAGCTGTGATGCCTCTGCTGAGCTTCCTGTCTTGCATGTCTGAGGAGGAGCAGATCAGAAGTGGTTCTTGAAGTGGATGTTCAGATTTTGCTGTTCTGCCAGAGCAGATATCATGTTTGACTGCTTGAAGACATAGGGGGTATGGACACGGGTCAATTTGCAATAAGAGGTATGTAATGAAGTGATGAATTGCCAAAATTTTTGGAGGACCAGTGAGGTGGATTAGGATGTGCAATCTGCTGATCTGCagcttagaggaaaaaaaaaatgagctgagggttcagtattatttttattttggtgttaGGAAGGGTAGTTCAACTACTGTGTAAAGACCAAGAGCCTTTTAAATATGAGCTCCTGATTTCAAGTGCCCTTCAGTAGCCACGCCACTTAAAACAGTTCCTGCTGTGTCTGTTTTGCTGGTACAGATGTTTGTGTAATGATACAGTGAATGGATCTGTCAGGTCAGAAATGGCTTTTCTCCCTCACAGAATTTTCTTGACCGTGTCAGTTCCCTGATCTGACTTGCTTGTGAATGGCTGTGTTAACACCATAGAGAAGGCTGGACCTCTTCAACTGGGCTAGAGAAGACTGAACCTATATGTGGGTCCAAAATTGTTGTTTTAATCTTTGACATAAAATGGAATGTGACTGATTTGCATAGATTCTTATTAAAATAGCAGTGTCTGTTAAAATTTTGGATGGATAACTTTCAACAAGAGGTTGGTAGACTTTTGAAAGCTGTTTAAGTGCATCTGTGCTGTTGATTGAGACTGAGAACCAATGgcataataataaaatcagatACATACCATCAGCCAAAATTTTGCTGAACTTTGATTATTTGTTATATTTCTAGAAATACATGTTTTCATAGTACTGCAACTTAAATACTGGCTTACAACAGAAGTTGTTCTTGtcaaatttcttcttccttcatgttTAGGAATATGTATTTAACAGTACACGAAAAGTGCAAAGCTAAACTGGAgatggcattttattttttttcacttagtGAGTAAGGAAAACTTGCAGATGCAATAAAGTCTGTGTATTTCTGATTTGGTGTTATACAAATggttttttacaaaaatattttggatgtgaaggaagaaagcagcagccaaGTAATAGCCACATGCAaaatttgagcttttttttttgttgttgttgtcgtTTGTTTACATGATGCCTTTTATTATAGCAGTTGAATGCTCTGAATATGTCTGCTCACATCTCCCCTGTGAGACAGGAAGGTACACTGACTCAGGCTTACCGTGGTTGGGCTTTTTCTGTGGTCACTTAAGGAAATATATGAAAAAGATGTGAATGTAGATTTTATGTAGCACAATAATCTCCAGAGCATTCCCCTCTCTCAACTGACGAAGCTCACTGTGCTCCTTCTGCCACGCTCATCTGTTCCTCACCCATTCTGTGAGAACTATTTCCTTAATTGTTTGGATTTAAGCTCATACATACTGACATTCTGAAAAGCTGTACAGACATTTTGGTAAAGAAGGCATAGTGTGTCTGTGAGATGATGGAAGCTAGTTACAATACACTTGGCTAAGCTGTAGTTCATTGGAGGAATTTTTTGATAAAAATTTTTATTAGGAAGGACAAAATTAAGTTTTggtgtagttttttttttgtcaagacCAGGATTACCAATGGTTTGCAAGACATGTTGCTAATACATGTTATTAATAGGTACTTAAGCATGTGTAACCACTACATGCGGTTTCTAAGatgtgctgtgatttttttagaATGATAAAATTCAGTTTCCATTAATGCAGTATTCTgggtttcatttcatttttgtctACTTTACAAGATACTTTAGTTTAGCTACTTCCATAGAGTCTGATGCTCTCCGTGGTAATTAACTGTATCCTGTTTCAGGTTTGAGTGGTGTAGTAAGGTTTGTTTGACAGAATATATCGTGATGGCTTGGTGAGAGCCAGATCTGACTGTAGTTTTCTCTAGAAGTGTGGTGGTGAATAATATCAGAAACATGACTTTCTGAAAGAAGTGAGCAGTGAATGTTACTGTGTGGACAAACTGGTGACTGTTTGAAGGGCTGACTGTCTTGGTTTACTTCTATAGCAAACCTAATGTTGAAAACAAGTCTTAAttattctccttttaaaaaggcATCAAATGTAGAAGAAATAAGTTATATCTGTTACTTTGTTAAATGTAGTCTTAAGTTTGATCTTTAAATTCATCTTCTTGTAGCGTAGGTGGCTGATTTGCCTTTTCTTAAAAGGAGCAGTGTTCCTCCAAAACTGAACCAAGGTCAGTCTATTCCCAGCCATTGATCAGGTGTGCAAGTAATAACTCTGTACCTGCAGAAATGGTTGATGAGGGTTAGCAAGTTGGCCTTGGCAATAGAAATGGTACTCAGTACATGGAAATCCTTTTTACCTCTATTTCTGGCTGAATTTGGAGCATGGGCATTATTTCTTACAAAATATATTCCTGAATTGCTCATACTCAGGTTCTGGCTTTTGAGATTGTTTTGGTTATGTGTGTTCTCTGCTAGTTTAAGAAGATAGAATGAAGAAGGACAAAAATAGtgggttttttgcattttgtatgAGTTGTGGCAAGAAATGGCTGCAAATGTACATACATACATCTCTGTCACTTGCATAGCATTTAGCAAGTGAGTCTATTTTAATCAGAACCGTGGACACTCTATAGCCCTCCCAACTTCTTAGTGTACATTTTGGCCTATGGAAAATACAGTCTTACTGTTCATCACCTGCCtgtaactgctttttctttcctgataaACATGCTAGGAAGTGAGAGGCTTTTGACAGAGCACTGAAGATACATTGCATTTGACTGCTGCCTGAGACTTCTCTGCACAGATGGATCTCTGTAGTCAACCCaaatctgaagaaaatttaACGAAGCGGAAAGACCTCACTTATGTCCTACTGAATGAGCTGATGGTGGTTTCATTTGCTCCTTTATAGGCTTATAGTCAAGAATTGGGTGTGTCCGCacagtattttggtttttagttCACTTGTTATGAGCTGTCTGTAGTGATGCAGTACTATGTTGGCATCAGTGTTACGTGGGGAGATCTGGGAAGCTGTCCTGTTATGTGTCCAGTCTTTGATAATGGGGACAAAAAGAGTTGTAAAGATTTATGTGGCTGTGAAAGAAAGCCTAGCATGGTATATTGCAGAAGATCACCTCACAGAGTAGTCTTTTATGTGGGTGTACTGATGAGTTCTGTTAATCAGCACTGGTCGGGGGCACTCTGATACACATGCAGGAAGCATTGAAAGATGCTTACATGCTGTTGACTAGCATTGGATAATCTTGCGCACAGCAAGATCACAATGCAGTAGCTTCATATTTTGAGGAACCCCTGTGTTAACAAAGTTTTGTGAGGCTGTTTCACATGATCAGACAGGATAGAAAATCTGCATTGTGCTTAAAAATAAGTTCACATGAAGATAAATTGATACAATGCTTGAAATAACTTCACATGTTTCACAAATAAGTCTGAGATTTGGGTAAGAGGACTTATTGCTTCTTTCTAGTCAAGACTTCTGTGCAGTGATTCTGTAAGTGAGGCTGTTTTTTTATCAGCCGTACAAGCTTGTAATATGTTTCCTTTGTTCCTGCCAGGTTGAAGGCAAATTTTGATTACTGGGCTGTTGGGGGAGAAATGAATGTGTTGGAGCAAAGTGAAACTGCTTAGTGAGCGTAGTCTGCGGTGTCTGGATGGATGTGCTTAGATGGCTCTACAGCTACAGGCTATAAATACTTTAAAGTCATGCAGCTTTACTGAGGGAGCTGCATGCACGTGTAGCAAGAGTGTAGGTGTGACACTGGAGTAGTGAAAGCTGTGCCAGACTCTTACCTTCCCTTTGAATAAACGAAGACATTGCATATTGTGTGTGTTGGAAAGTACTGTAAATGTGTGTAATTTGTGGCTGTTAACAAAACACTTATTTGGAGGCAGGACTTTGTCCCTTCTGCTGGGGATGGCATTATGGATGTGTACCACCGGCATTACGGAGTTTTATATGATTGTGTTGTAGTCTCTAGTTGGCAGGTGCTGCTTTGTCCTCTTGAGATCATGCATGAGGGGGAGTATATACcagctgaaaatgttttctttaaaggcttctagtaaaaaaataataaaatagatcCTTTTTTTACATGTGGATGGGGGTAGACTTTGAAGGCCTTATCTAtctgaatgtattttattaacAAGACTTGTCCAGGGGATTATTCTCAGTGGTTTTGCTCAGGGTATAGCACTTAGATATAAGCACTTTACAGGGCTGTTACTATTAAGAAAGGTTATTGCAGTAGTAATTGTAATAGTTCTGTATTTTTAGCACATTAATGGCAGGAAATGTGCTATATGTCTTAAGTTATCAGTGATGTAATGGGTTGGAGCACATCCTATCTTTTTTTGctcctgtttttaatgaaatgccttttttcttttagggaACTATTCTACTGGATATGTTACTCAAGTTAGCCTCCTTGTGAGATACTCAAAGCAAGTATTGTCCTGATGAAAACTTCTTGTTTGTCAGGGTAGATTCCAAGattgaaaatatataataaattgaagcagaaaaatatgttcTCCCTGTTTTGAGTTAGCATATATAACTTCTGGACTAAATAAATGTTACATGATTGCATGAGATTATGGAGGATAAGAATTTTTGCCTTGATGGACCTTTACTGTATCTCTGTTCTTAATGGCATTTTACAGCATCTTGTGCTGTTTCTATTGATTGTATAattaaaattactcttttttaaTAGCGAACAAGTCTTAAGAATGTTTGCCAGCATTGTTAACATACATTAGCTTGAAAACATAGCAGTTTTCGAGCCTGTTGGTAGAATTACAGAGAATGAATATCATTCAGAGATAAAAGTTTTTGTATGATGTAATGCAGAAGAGGCTTCCTGAGATCTTGTCTAGACTATGCAAAGTAAGCTTTGGTAAAGTCATGTTTAAAAATTGAGTCTGAGATTCAGTGTGAGACTGAGCCTGTGAGAGGATGGAATTGTTGCTTTCATGAAAAGAGGGTGGATGCCAAGCACGTGGTAGCCAGGGCGTGCACGCAGTCTCCATGGCATGTGACCGTTGCTGATTGCAATGAGCCCCACACTGCTTATCTAGAGAAGCTGCTTTTAACATCTGCCAGTTGCAGTAGATGTTCTCTTACCTTTAGCTTGATAACTTTCTTctatgttttttccttttttctccccccttcatttttttcacctTAACAGCAAgtcacacaaaaaaagaaagaagcttgCCTTAGGTATCCCAATTTTAGTCCTACCCCAATAGAGCTGGAGCTTCAAACTAATGAAACCTCAAAAGCAATGATTCAGAAAAAAGGAGGAGTTTATCCATAATAAGCCTGAACTAGACAGATTGGCACAGTGTGGCATTTATAGAAGTGTTATTCATGTGATATATGTAGtctttaaaatgctaaaaacGTGGAAGTTCAGCAGAACAGCAGATCTCTCTTATGACACTTAAGATATAAGATTAAAACAGCAGTAAAGTTGATTTCCTagaaaaagagagacagaatTTGAGGTATTAACAATTTGACAGTTCCCTTTTGATTCTAGTAATATTATTATGTGCATCAATCTGCATGAGCCAAGGCTGCAACACAAAGAGGCCTTTGAGTTAGAGGAAAGGGGCTGCAGAGACATGCAGTGCTGTGGGGTGGTTTTGTGCCTGTGTGTTCTGTAGCCTACACACACAGATAGTAGAAGATGAAAGACTCCAGTGATAGAGTCTTCTGTGGATAACATACAtgttagtaaaaaaaataaccttgtTAGGCAGATGGGAAAAGAACTGGATGCCAAATCTTGCCTGCATCTCATTTGTgtgcctgggtttttttttttgtgagtttggTGATCTACTTGAACAAAACTTAAGTGCAAAGCTAGAAATTAATTCTAAATGGGTTCAGCTGAACGTGGCAAACACAAAGCATGGCTAAATATGAAAACATAATGCAGGCAAGTTTTCCAGGAAGTCTCCAATCTGAGGAGTTGGGGTTCTGTTTCCTGGAAAAGTGTGAGCATTGTCTTAACATTCTTTTAAAGGAAGGAGTCTCTCCAGGTGGCtttatccatattttttttcagaaagagaaaaccacAAGGTGTTTCAGACATGAAATGCTTATGTCATCTGCTAGTTtgggaattttgttttgtttggttggttttggtttttttctttgtttgtttggttttgttgcttaAAGGCAGTGTACATGCACATACTTGTTCATTTCTGTACTTTTCTTAATTCATCTAGTAATGTGACAGGCTTTTATAGAGGGACTAATCAGGGTCCCCAAACAATTCAGCAGTTGTGGTCCAGTCCTTGAGGGTGAGTCATAATTCCACATACTGAATAATACGTTGAAATACAGAGGAGAGGCTTCCTGGATTTTGTTTACTTATGAGTTGCTTATATAAGTGTAGATGATCATACACGGTATTCCAAAATATATATTCTGACTGGCAAATGTTATCAGTTTTGTTTCATTCAAGGTAATATAAAAGTCCTGAGGAATGAAGTTGTAGACTGTTTTGCTCAAATAGAGTGAACTTGTTTCAACTTTCCATCCTGTAAAGCAAAGCAGATGGTTGGGGGAGAAAATGCAATGTGTTGTCTTGTGTTGGTTTTCACCTAGGAGTGTCACTGGAATTACTCAGGATCTGAGCACTGAATATGCTGGTGCCAGTTCTTTCACACGCTCACATAGTTTCTTTCACTGGGTTATCTTGGTTTGAGCTTTGGTCAATTGTATCTTGAGTATTTGCTTATAGAGATCTTCCCAGTGTGAAACATGGACCTTGGCTATCACTCCTGTGGTAAATCCAAGAGTGGTTTGAAAGCATTGCAGGGTTCTTGTCGTGTCTTTAAGCATGGTAGCAAAATACTTGGATTACTCCCAGTATTAGACATAGGGAATAGCTGGACCGTGAGGAttgctctcctttgctttgcaAATATTGTTGGAAGTTTCTCTCTTTAGGGCACAAAAACACATTAGTAAATGATGATGGGAAATACTAATGCTGGAAATGTACTCCAACTGGTAGTAGGCTACTGGTCTGCATTACCTGGAAGATTGGCAGGTTGCAAGACAAGGGGTTAAACATTGATATATCAGGAAGTAGAagagaaatactgaattttaattGCTGTTGAAGCAGGGAAATTGAGTGGGGTACTGGTGTGACTGGGAAACAtattatacctttttttttcccctctctttttctccataTTTAGGAGGGTGTTCGAGctactgctctgctgctgaacaGCATGCAGTCCTTTCGGGAGCAAAGTAGTTATCACGGAAACCAGCAGAGCTACCCGCAGGAAGTGCATACTTCATCCCGACTGGAAGAGTTCAGCCCCCGCCAGCAGGCCCAGATGTTCCAGAGCTTTGGAGGAGGTGCTGGCAGTGGACGTCGTGGAGCAACAGGAGCCTCTACAGCAATGCCTGGTGAGAGCTCTGGCCATCAGAGCTACCAAGGTTTCAGAAAAGAAGCAGGAGAGTTTTACTATATGGCTGCCAACAAAGATCCAGTGGTGTcaggagggcagcagccaccTCAGCGCAGGCCTTCTGGACCAGTACAGAGCTATGGGCCCCCTCAAGGGAGTAGCTTTGGGAATCAGTATGGGAGTGAGGGACATGTGGGCCAGTTCCAAACACAACACTCGACCCTTGGGGGTGTATCCCACTATCAACAGGATTATACTGGTCCTTTTTCTCCAGGGAGTGCCCAGTATCAGCAGCAGGCTTctagccagcagcagcaggtgcagcaGCTGAGACAGCAGATCTATCAATCTCATCAGCCTTTACCCCAGGCTTCCAGCCAGTCTGCTTCTAGCACCTCACACTTGCAGCCAATGCAGCGTCCATCCACCCTGCCTTCCTCTGCTTCAGGCTACCAGTTACGAGTGGGTCAGTTCAGCCAACACTATCAGCCACCTTcgtcatcctcctcctcctctttcccttccccacagcGTTTTGGCCAGTCAGGACAGAATTATGACGGAAGCTACAATGTGAATTCTGGGTCGCAGTACGAAGGCCATGCTGTGGGTTCCAATGCACAGGCCTATGGGACCCAGTCAAACTACAGCTTTCAAACTCAATCGATGAAAAGCTTTGAGCAATCTAAGCTGCCCCAAAGTGGGCAGCAagggcagcagcaacagcaccCACCTCAGCACGTAATGCAGTATTCAAATGCTGCCACCAAACTCTCTCTTCAAAGTCAAGTGGGACAGTATAGCCAGACTGAAGTTCCTGTAAGGTCACCAATGCAGTTCCACCAAAACTTCAGTCCAATCTCTAATCCATCGCCTGCTGCATCTGTGGTTCAGTCTCCAAGCTGCAGCTCTACCCCTTCTCCACTCATGCCAGGTGGAGAAAATCTCCAGTGTGGGCAAGGCAACATGTCCATGGGTTCTCGAAACCGAATCCTGCAGATGATGCCTCAACTTAGTCCTACACCATCTATGATGCCAAGCCCCAATGCTCATGCGGGTGGATTCAAGGGGTTTGGACTGGAAGgactgcaggaaaaaaggctcACAGATCCAGGACTGAGCAGCCTGAGTGCTCTAAGTTCTCAAGTTGCCAATCTGCCCAACACAGTCCAGCACATGTTGCTCTCGGATGCCTTGGCACCTCAGAAAAAAAGTTCCAAAAGATCATCCTCTTCCAAGAAGGCCGACAGCTGTACCAACTCAGAAGGCTCCTCCCAGGCAGAGGAGCAACTCAAGTCTCCCATGGCAGAATCTCTGGATGGTGGCTGTTCCAGTAGTTCAGAGGATCATGGGGAAAGGGTGAGACAGCTGAGTGGCCAGAGCACCAGCTCAGACACCACTTACAAAGGGGGTAATTTAGAGAGACCCAACTCCTCACCAGCACAAGGCTCTCAGAATGAGCCATCAAAACTCAGCAGCAGTCCTGCAGCTAGGGAAGATGTGGCCTCCCCTGATGGGAAGGAAGCTGTGGTGGCTGTGGAAAATGCCCCAAAAGTGAATGAAAAGGCAGTTGGGGTGATTGTCTCCCGGGAAGCCATGACAGGAAGAGTAGAAAAGTCAGGTGGACAAGATAAACCTGCACAAGATGATGCTTCCACAGCCCCTCAGGCACCAGCTAGCACTAGTGGAGCAAAAGAAGCTGGGCATGCAGGGACTCAGCAAGAAACTCAAGGAGGAGGTAAAGGGAGCAAAAGTGGCGATAACACTAACCATAATGGGGAGGGTAACAGCCAGCCTGGTCATGCAGTTGTTGGGCCAAATTTTCCTGCAAGAACAGAATCTTCCAAGTCTCCTGGCAGTTTAAGATACAGCTACAAGGATAATATAGCACCTGGTATACAGAGAAGTATTGGTGGCTTTCCACAGTATCCATCTGGTCAAGAAAAGGGGGATTTTCCAGGGCATAGTGAGCGCAAAGGCCGTAATGAGAAGTTTCCTAGCCTCCTACAAGAGGTTTTACAGGGGTACCACCATCATCCAGACAGAAGGTATTCTAGGAATGCACAGGAGCATTCTGGGATGGCTGGGAGTTTGGAGGGAGCCATGAGACCCAATGTTTTAATTAGTCAAACCAATGAATTGACCAATAGAGGCCTCTTAAACAAAAGCATGGGGTCCCTCCTGGAAGGCCCTCACTGGGGTCCCTGGGATAGGAAGTCTAGCAGTGCAGCTGCAGACATGAAGCAGATAAATTTAGCTGATTACCCTATTGCTAGAAAGTTCGATGTGGAGTCTCAGTCTGCTGCCCATGAGGCAGGAGCGCTCTCAGAGAGGAGATCAGTGATCTGTGACATATCTCCATTAAGGCAACTTGTAAGAGATCCTGGCCCTCACCCCATAGGACACATGGGTCCTGAGGCCAGAAGCGGAAGGAGTGAACGTCTTTCCTCTGGCTTGAGCCAGTCAGTAATACTCCCTGGTGGTTTAGTatccatggaaacaaagatgaaaGCTCACAGTGGGCAAATAAAGGAAGAAGATTTTGAACAGTCAAAGAGCTCAGCTAGTctcaacaataaaaaaacaggAGACCATTGTCATCCTGCTGGCATCAAGCATGAATCTTTCCGAGGCAatgccagccctggagctgcagtcTCCGATGCTGCTCCAGACTACATGCCCCAGCAGGACAACAGATCGACACAGATGAGACGAGGACCTGGCAGAACTGGAAGGGGTAAATCACCCTCTCAATATCAGGATCTTGCTGATAAGCTGAAAATGTCACCAGGCAGAAGCAGAGGCCCTGGGGCAGATCTACATCACATGAACCCACACATGACACTATCTGAAAGAGTTAGCAGGGGTTCCTTGCATTCTGTTTACCCTCAGAATTCAGAAGGCCCATCTCTGGCTTCGGCATATCACGCGAATGCTAGGCCTCATGCTTTTGGTGACCCCAACCAGAGTCTGAATTCCCAGTATCATTACAAGAGACAGATATACCAGCAACAGCAAGAAGAATACAAAGATTGGGCAAGCAGCGCTGCTCAGGGTGTgattgctgcagctcagcacaggcaggaaggaGCAAGGAAAAGCCCGAGACAGCAGCAGTTTCTGGAAAGAGTAAGGAGTCCCTTAAAAAATGACAAGGATGGAATGATGTACCTTCAAGGTAGCTCTTACCATGATACTGGAAGCCAGGAAGCTGGGCGCTGTGTCATGGGGAGTGACAGTACTCAGAGCAAATGCACCGAACTGAAACATGGCAGCCAGAAATTGCAGCACCATGAATCTGGTTGGGACCTCTCTCGGCAAACTTCTCCTGCCAAAAGCAGTGGCCCTCTTGGAGCAGCCAACCAAAAAAGATTTTGCCCTCAAGACAGCGATGGGCATCGACGAGAGGAATCTACAGATTTGCCCAAGCCTAGTAATGCTATGCTTAGGCTCCCTGGCCAGGAGGACCAGTCTCCACAAAACCCATTAATTATGAGGAGGAGGGTGCGTTCTTTCATCTCTCCTATCCCTACCAAAAGACAGCCACATGATATGAAGAACAGTGGCAGTGAAGATAAAGGGCGACTGATGACTTCAACAAAAGAAG of Vidua macroura isolate BioBank_ID:100142 chromosome 5, ASM2450914v1, whole genome shotgun sequence contains these proteins:
- the TCF20 gene encoding transcription factor 20 isoform X1; the encoded protein is MLREGVRATALLLNSMQSFREQSSYHGNQQSYPQEVHTSSRLEEFSPRQQAQMFQSFGGGAGSGRRGATGASTAMPGESSGHQSYQGFRKEAGEFYYMAANKDPVVSGGQQPPQRRPSGPVQSYGPPQGSSFGNQYGSEGHVGQFQTQHSTLGGVSHYQQDYTGPFSPGSAQYQQQASSQQQQVQQLRQQIYQSHQPLPQASSQSASSTSHLQPMQRPSTLPSSASGYQLRVGQFSQHYQPPSSSSSSSFPSPQRFGQSGQNYDGSYNVNSGSQYEGHAVGSNAQAYGTQSNYSFQTQSMKSFEQSKLPQSGQQGQQQQHPPQHVMQYSNAATKLSLQSQVGQYSQTEVPVRSPMQFHQNFSPISNPSPAASVVQSPSCSSTPSPLMPGGENLQCGQGNMSMGSRNRILQMMPQLSPTPSMMPSPNAHAGGFKGFGLEGLQEKRLTDPGLSSLSALSSQVANLPNTVQHMLLSDALAPQKKSSKRSSSSKKADSCTNSEGSSQAEEQLKSPMAESLDGGCSSSSEDHGERVRQLSGQSTSSDTTYKGGNLERPNSSPAQGSQNEPSKLSSSPAAREDVASPDGKEAVVAVENAPKVNEKAVGVIVSREAMTGRVEKSGGQDKPAQDDASTAPQAPASTSGAKEAGHAGTQQETQGGGKGSKSGDNTNHNGEGNSQPGHAVVGPNFPARTESSKSPGSLRYSYKDNIAPGIQRSIGGFPQYPSGQEKGDFPGHSERKGRNEKFPSLLQEVLQGYHHHPDRRYSRNAQEHSGMAGSLEGAMRPNVLISQTNELTNRGLLNKSMGSLLEGPHWGPWDRKSSSAAADMKQINLADYPIARKFDVESQSAAHEAGALSERRSVICDISPLRQLVRDPGPHPIGHMGPEARSGRSERLSSGLSQSVILPGGLVSMETKMKAHSGQIKEEDFEQSKSSASLNNKKTGDHCHPAGIKHESFRGNASPGAAVSDAAPDYMPQQDNRSTQMRRGPGRTGRGKSPSQYQDLADKLKMSPGRSRGPGADLHHMNPHMTLSERVSRGSLHSVYPQNSEGPSLASAYHANARPHAFGDPNQSLNSQYHYKRQIYQQQQEEYKDWASSAAQGVIAAAQHRQEGARKSPRQQQFLERVRSPLKNDKDGMMYLQGSSYHDTGSQEAGRCVMGSDSTQSKCTELKHGSQKLQHHESGWDLSRQTSPAKSSGPLGAANQKRFCPQDSDGHRREESTDLPKPSNAMLRLPGQEDQSPQNPLIMRRRVRSFISPIPTKRQPHDMKNSGSEDKGRLMTSTKEGADKTYNSYAHSSQSQDAGKSVAKGDSFKDLPSPDNRNCPAVSLTSPAKTKILPPRKGRGLKLEAIVQKITSPNIRRSVSANSAETGPDTVTLDDILSLKSGPEGGNVAGHGPEAEKRKGEISDEVGPASQDTTGEKTVPRSSEEWQSSEDDKNKKEVPETAGTGKEGAGSSAAPPPSQKSSGQGRSDGSISGAGTLTFSDSKTISPSSVFISEPNPKSEEKDGDVTNISPKPDGFPPKGYFPSGKKKGRPIGSVNKQKKQQQQQQLPVPPPPQPAPSQPAEGVGAGEPKPKRQRRERRKPAAQPRKRKPRRAAPIVEPQEPEIKLKYATQSVDKSDSKNKSFFPYIHVVNKCELGAVCTIINAEEEEQNKLVRGRKGQRSSTPPPSNAESKVLPTSTFMLQGPVVTESSVLGHLVCCLCGKWASYRNMGDLFGPFYPQDYAATLPKNPPPKRATEMQSKVKVRHKSASNGSKTDTEEEEEQQQQKEQRSLAAHPRFKRRHRSEDCSGASRSLSRGASCKKATTDGGNGGEKTPLDSKPSMPTSEGGTELELQIPELPLDSNEFWVHEGCILWANGIYLVCGRLYGLQEAVEIAREMKCSHCQEPGATLGCYNKGCSFRYHYPCAIDADCLLNEENFSVRCPKHKPLLPCSLPSLQNKMVKGSLSTEQSERG